Part of the Bacillus sp. N1-1 genome, CTCATAAGCGAGATCGTTTTGACAAAAGATGTTGAATTAGATCAAGCAACTGTTATCTTAAAAGAAGCGATTAAACATTAATTTTAGCTATACAAAAAGGACAGCCTACTGAGGCTGTCCTTTTTGTATAGGTGAAGGCGTAACACATACGCTTTAGTTTGTGCTAGCTACAACACACCAGGACCTCGGTCGCTTCACCATTCAAACCGAACACAAAGACCGTGTTCATTTTGAATGGCTCCAGTGTCTGCCGGGTCTAAGCGTGGCACATACGCTTTAGTTTGTGCTAGCTACAAAACCCCAGACCCTCGGCCACTTCACCTTTCAACCTGAACACAAAGGGCGTGTTCATTTTGAAAGGCAGCGTCTGCCGGGTCTAAACGGGGTTTTTCCGCTTTACTTTACTTCCAGCTACAACACACCAGGACCTCGGTCGCTTCACCATTCAAACCGAACACAAAGACCGTGTTCATTTTGAATGGCTCCAGCGCCTGCCGGTCCTAAACGGTGTGTTTCCGCTTTAGCTTTTCCCCAAAGTTTTGTTTTGGAAATTGGCTATGGCGGTGTATTCTTCGGTTAGTTTTCTTGAGATTCTGATGTAGATTGGGAGTAGTTCTGAGTAGATTTGAACGTTTTCTTTTTTGGGTTCATGGCTAAATGTGTCTCCTACAAGGTCTGAGACGATGCTTAGTGAGTCGATTTCGCCGAGTGCTTTTTTACCGAGAACGATGGCACCGAGGCAGGAGCTTTCATAGCTTTCTGGAACGGTTACTTCTTGGTTAAAGATGTCGGCCATCATTTGTCTCCAAAGAGCTGATCGAGCAAATCCACCTGTTGCTTTAATTTGCTTCGGTTCACCAATTAGCTCTTCAAGTGCAAGCAGGACACTGTATAAGTTATAAATAACCCCTTCAAGTACTGCACGGATCATGTGCTCTTTTTTATGATGCATCGCAAGCCCAAAGAAACTTCCGCGCGCATCAGAATTCCATAATGGAGCACGTTCGCCAGCAAGATAAGGATGGAAAAGAAGACCGTCAGAGCCAGGGTTCACCTGCTCGGCAATTCGAGTTAGAATTTCATACGTATCAATGCCAAGGCGTTTTGCTGTTTCTGTTTCAGATGCTGCAAATTGATCACGTACCCAGCGGAACGTGATGCCTCCGTTATTTACAGGACCACCTACAACCCACTTATCTTCTGTAAGAGCGTAGCAGAAGATGCGTCCTTTTGGATCTGTGACAGGACGGTCGGTTACGGCCCTAATCGCTCCACTTGTCCCAATTGTTACAGCTACAACCCCTGGCTCAATTGCATTAACACCAAGATTTGATAAGACACCATCACTTGCCCCAATGATGAAGTTGGTTGAAGAAGTAAGTCCTGTCTCTTCAATATAAGGTGCTTTTAACCCCGACATCATATGCGTTGTCGACACCGGTTTAGACAGTTGGTCCGCTGTAATACCAGCGATTTTAAGCGCTTCCTCATCCCAATTAAGTTGCTCTAGATTAAATAAGCCTGTTGCTGAGGCGATTGAATAGTCAATCACGTATTCATGGAAAAAGCGATAGAAAACGTATTCTTTAATTGAAATGAACTTTGTAACTGATTGAAATAATTCTGTTTCATCATTTTTAAGCCAAACGAGCTTCGACAGCGGAGACATTGGATGAATAGGTGTTCCTGTTCGGCGATAAATTTCGTGTCCATCCATGTCATTTTTTATTTTCTCAGCCCACTGTGCACTTCGGTTATCTGCCCATGTGATGCATTTTGTAAGCGGCTTTCCGTTTTCATCTACTCCAATTAAACTATGCATTGCTGAGCTAAATGAAACAAATTTCACTTGCTCTCCACGTAACTGATTATCCTGAATTACCGTCCGAATCGACTCTACGACAGCTAGTAGAATTTGCTCTGGGTCCTGTTCTGCCGTCGCGGGTGTTGGTGTAAAGAGCGGGTATTCCACATTATGTTTTGAAACAGGCTGACCGTCATCATTAAACAGAACGGCTTTTGTACTCGTTGTCCCGATATCGACACCAATCATAAATTGCTCTTTCATCGTCATAAGCCATTCCTCCTACTTGATTGATCTTCCACTTTTTATTATAGCTTCTAAGCACGCACGTTACGAAAGTTGTCTTGAAAACACCTGTAAGCGCGTTCAATTAAAACAAACCAGTAGTCATTAAACTATCAGGAAGCATGTTTACGTCAACATGCTTCCCACATCTATCTATTTAATTGCTTTTTTCAGTTGCGTGACCGCCGAATTCATTACGAAGAGCTGCAACGACTTTACCAGTGAACGTATCGTCTTCTAATGAACGATAGCGCATCATTAGGGAAAGTGCGATAACAGGAGTTGCTGTTTGGAGATCAAGAGCTGTCTCTACTGTCCATTTCCCTTCACCTGATGAGTTCATTACACCGCGAATTTCATCAAGATTAGCGTCTTTTAAGAAAGCCTGCTCGGTTAATTCCATTAACCAAGAACGAATAACAGAACCGTTATTCCATACGCGCGCCACTTTTTCGTAGTCAAAATCGTACTCACTTTTACTTAGTAAATCAAAACCTTCTGCAATGGACTGCATCATGCCATATTCTACGCCATTATGAACCATTTTCAAGAAGTGACCGCTACCCGACTCACCAGTGTAGAGGTAGCCATCTTCAACGCAAATGTCTTTAAATAATGGCTCAATGGTTTCAAACACAGTGCTATCTCCACCGATCATCGTACAAGCGCCATTGCGTGCACCTGACTTCCCACCACTTGTGCCTACATCAAAGAAATAAATGCCTTTTTCTAAAAGCATTTCACCTCTGCGCTTTGAATCGTTATAGTGGGAATTCCCTCCATCAATGATTATATCACCGCGGTCGAGAAGGCCCGACAATTCAGTTGTAACAGCTTCAGTGATATCGCCTGAAGGAACCATCATCCAAAGAATACGTGGTGATTCTAGTGATTCTACCACTTCTTTAAGAGAGTGCTTTCCTGTAAAGCCCTCTTCATTCATTTTCTGAACCTGCTCATCATTTGCATCGTGTACGATCACGTTATGTTCATGATCACGTAAGTTTAGAGCAAGGTTGTATCCCATTTTGCCAAGACCAATTAATCCGACGTTCATATGAAAAACTCCTTATACGAATGAAATATTTTTTCTTATATACTAATTATACATTAAATATTTTTTGTTTCAATTGGTTGAGCGGAATCTATTTTCATCTTAATTGTAATCGGTTACAATGATAAAATCAGGAGTGATAGAGAGGAGAATAAACATGCCCGATACGGAAACCCGCCACTGCCTTCCAAGAATCCGCTCTTCTTATTCGCAATTTAGCGAAAAAGAACGACAGGTGGCGGATTATATATTAAACAATTCCAATAAGATTATCCACAGCACAATTAATCAGGTTGCAGAAGACTTGAACGTAGCTGATGCAACCGTTTTTCGTTTTTGTAAGCGAATTGGTTTCAAAGGCTTTCAAGCGATGAAGATTGCCCTGGCTGCAGAGATTGTTAATCCGATTCAGGATATTCATGAAACCATCACAGAAACGGACTCCCCGAAAGAGGTAGCTGAAAAGGTGCTTCGATCAAACATTCGAACGCTTGAGGATACGTACCACATACTGGATGATTCGACGATTGATCAGGCCGTTCAAATTTTATTAAGAGCTACACATATTGAATTTTACGGAAATGGTGGTTCGGGAATTATTGCGATGGACGCACAGCATAAGTTTATTCGAACAGGATTACGCTCTACGTCATATAGCGATGCCCATTTGCAAATCATGTCAGCCTCACAGCTATCAAGTAGCGATGTGGCCGTCTTGATTTCTCATTCTGGTACGAATAAAGATATGCTTCGCGTAGCTGACATCGCACGTGAAACTGGGGCAACCACGATCGCTATCACGAATCTTGCTACCTCGCCACTAAGTAAAAAAGTTGATATTCCTCTCTATACCGTTTCACAAGAAACAGACTTTCGCTCTGAAGCGCTCGCATCTAGGATTGCACAGCTAAGTCTTGTTGATGCACTTTATGTGAATATTATGATTGCGCGAAAAGAAAAATCAAAGCACTCACTGCAACTTATGCGCGAAGCCATCTCTTCAAAGCGAATTTAACTTAAACTACTACCGCCGATCCTGGCGGTTTTTTTATTTGAATGTTCCTTACTTCCAATAAAATCAAAGCACATCGTAAGACAAATTAAGAATCGTCGTGCTAAACTGTAAGGGTTATAATTACAGTACGTGTACAAAAGGAGGAACACAATGACTTCAAATCGAAAAATGCTACAAACTTATACGCTACCTTCCGGGGTAGAATTAAAGAACCGTGTCATGCTTGCTCCAATGACCAATTTCTTATCAAATGATGACGGCACTGTATCCGCACAGGAACTTGCTTATTATGAAAAGCGCTCTGGCGGTGTAGGTGCAGTTATTACCGCTTGTGCTTATGTGGTTCCGCACGGAAAAGGCTTCGCTGGTGAAATTGGAGCTAACCGCGATGAACAGATTCCAGGTCTCAAAAAATTAGCAGACACCATTCACTCTGAAGGTGCAAAAGCGATTCTACAAATCTTCCATGGCGGAAGAATGTGCCCTCCAGAGCTCGTTCCAGATGAAGAAATCCTTAGCGCAAGTGCTGTCCCAGCTGAGCGAGAAGGTTCGAAAACACCTCGTGCTATGACAGAAGATGAAATTCAAGAAACCATTCAAGCTTTCGGTGAAGCAACGCGAAGAGCAATTGAAGCGGGGTTTGATGGAGTAGAAATTCATGGTGCAAATACGTACCTTCTCCAACAGTTCTTTTCTCCTCATTCAAACCGAAGAGAAGATGCATGGGGTGGAAGCCTTGAAAATCGCATGAAATTCCCATTAGCTGTCTTAGAATCTGTCCAAGCAGCAGTCAAAAAACACGCTAATAGCGCTTTCGTTCTTGGTTATCGCGTCTCACCTGAAGAACGTGAAAATCCTGGCATCACAATGGATGATACACTTCAACTTGTTGATGAGCTTGCCTCACGTGATTTAGATTATGTTCACGTTTCGCTATCCGATTTCTATCAGGGTTCGATGCGTGAGGAAGACCCTACACCACGCATGGAAATGATCAAAGAACGAATCGGTCACATTGTTCCTGTCATCGGTGTCGGCTCTCTTCATACTCCAGATGAAGTAGAAAAAGCACTTGATACAGGCGTACCTCTCATTGCCCTTGGTCGCGAAATGATAATGGAACCGAACTGGGTAGAGAAAGTCCAAAACGGAGACGAAGAAAACATTCGTGTAACGTTACGGAAAGATGCACAGCAAGAACTTGTTTTACCTGATCCGCTTTGGAACGCGATATTCAGCGTACCTGGCTGGTTCCCAATCGAAGAATAAAATGAAGAAAGCCCCCACATTTTTTGCGGGGGCTTTCTTCATTTCAATACAGGGCGTAGATCTTCTAGCTTTTCAAACAAATGCCAAACAAAATCATCGACGCCAAGCTCACGATGTGGATGCAAATCTTCAAGATCAGGATCATTCACGTAGTTGTAAATGCCTTCTTTCGATTCCCATTCAACAAGCATCATCACCTGCCTCGGCGCAATGTTCCCTTCTGGAGAGGAATCAAGCTTCCCAATGGCCACAACTTTTCCACCATATTGACGCAGCGGTTCTTCTGCCCTTCTAGCATATTCAGCATATTCTTCCCCGTCTTTTACATTAAATAGATTCAGTGCGTACAGCGCCATGCTTCTCCCTCCCACTCTTTGTTTTACTAACTGTTATTGGAATCCCATTTAACACGGCGGTGCCTGAGACAGCATCACGTCGTTTTTCATCGCTTAATAGATTGGTATTCACGCCTTTGTTATCCTTTGCTACCGCCATTTTCACACCGGTAAGACCATGCCCATAGCCGTGGGGAATGCTTCCTACTCCAGGCATAATGTCGTTTGTTAGCTCCACAATAACTTCAAGACGCCCTACTTCTGATTGCACAACAGCAAGATCGCCATCTTGAATTTCAAGCCTCTCTCCGTCTGATGGGTGAAGCCATAATGTACACCGATCTTTTCCTTTCATAAGCACAGGTAGGTTATGCATCCAAGAATTATTTGACCGCAAATTTCTTCGACCAATTAAGAGCATATCGGATCTGCTCGCCTCCTCCTTCAGTCTTGTTACGTCATCTACAATCAATTTAGGAGCGAGCTCGATCTTCCCTGTATGCGTGAGCAGTACTTCTGGAATCCGTGGTTTTAACGCTCCCAAATCAATGCCATGCGGGTTCTCTTCAAGCTTCTTTAGACTTAAACCATCCTGCTGTTTAAAATGGTCTCCGTAAGGCCCTGAACGGAGCATATAATCAAGCATTCGCTCTGGACCTGTTCGTCCTTCTAACGCTTCCGATATGTCCTTTGGGTTGCGACCATAAATTGGTGAGCGATCATTTTTAATGTCTTTTTTGATAAGATAGTGTATCGATGCATCATCTAATTTGCTTACGGCATCTTGATCTGGTTCTTCCTCTCCAACTAATGCTGCAAGCTTTAAAAGAATTTGCCATTCATCAAGCTGACCTTCATTCTTTTCAAAAACAGGTGGCGAGTAGTGAGAAATATTACGAACCGAAAGCTGGTAAAAGGAAAGGTCATAGTGTGAGCGTTCAAGGGGTGTTGGTGCCGGAAAGATTACGTTTGCGTTTCTGGTCGTTTCATTTAGATAACAGTCTACACTTACCATAAAATCAAGATCTTCCATTGCTTTTTGTAATCGCTTACTATTTGGTGTTGATAAAACGGGATTACCCGCGACCGTGACAAAAGCGCGAATTTGCCCTTCACCAGGGGTATCCATTTCTTCTGCAAGGCACGCAACAGGAAGTTCACCTAGCACTTCAGGCATATGACTAACCCTGCTTCTAAAACGATCAAAACGATAGCCTTTCTTAGACGTTTTTCCACCAGCAGCAGGCGTTGTGAACATGACGCCACCTTCACGATCCAAATTACCTGTCACATAATTTATCACGTCAATTAACCAGCTATTTACTGTTCCGAACGCCTGTGTACATGTCCCCATTCGTCCATACACAGCAGCACACGTGGCAGAAGAAACGTCTCTTGCGATCGTACGAATCGTTTCTGCATCAAGCCCGCATACGGCTGCCATTTTTTCTGGAGGGAACTCTTTTGCCAGTTTCTTTACTTCCGAAAGGCCGTTTACATGCTGAGCAAGATGCGTTTCCTTCGTTAATCCTTCATCAAATAAGGTGTGAAGAATACTAAATAAGAAATACCCATCTGTGCCAGGTTTAATAAAATGATGGTCATTCGCCAGTTTAGCGGTAGCTGTACGAACTGGATCGACAACAACCAGACGCCCACCCCTGTCCTGTAAAGCTTTAAGTCTCCCACGCATGTTAGGTCCCGTCATTAAGCTTCCATTTGAAACGATTGGATTCGCACCAATAACTAGAAAATACTGAGTCCGATCAATGTCTGGGATCGGTATGCTAAAGTCGCTACCGTACATAAACTCTGCTGCTAACTGTTTGGGAATTTGGTCAACTGTGCTGGCAGAGTATTGATTACGGCTTCCAAGTGCACGAAGAAACAGAGGCAAATAGAGCATGCCTGATAGGTTGTGCACATTTGGATTTCCAAGATAGACGCCTACAGCATCCCGTCCGTGCTTTTCAATCACACCCCGAAGGCCTTTCCTTACTTCCTTAAAAGCTTCTTCATAGCTCACTGTAAACCATTCCGCCCCTTTTCGAATCATCGGCTCTCTTATCCGGTCTGGATCGTGATGCAATTCCTTTAAACTAAACCCTTTTGGACATAAATACCCTTTGCTAAAAGGATCTTGCTTATCTCCTTCAATATGCGTAACTTCTCCATTAACGGTGTGGATTTCTAACCCACACGTCGCTTCGCAAAGTGGACAGGTACGGTAGTGAACGTTCTCCTTAGCCGAATCCATCATTGAAACCTCCTTCATTTGATTTAAATATACCAACTGGTCAGTATTTTAAGTTTACTGAAAATTCCATCATTATTCAAGGGAAAGAAAAAGCCTGATCAGACGCTATAGAATCCATTTTTTTCGTAGTGCATTTGCAACAGCTTCTGCGCGATGGTTTGCATTTACCTTTCGAATTGCTGAACTCATATAATCTCGAGCTGTAAAATCACTTATATTAAGATGCTGAGCCATTTCTTTCGTACTATAACCATCAGCAGCATACTGAAGCACTTCGGTTTCACGTTTACTTAAAGGACTAGGGGTTGGTGGAGTTGTTGGGAGCAAGTAAGCGAGTGCGTGTTGAAAATACATCATCACTTCTTCAATAAGACCTTGATGAATCGTCACTCCTTCTTCTCTCTCGTCAAGAAGGACGCAACCAATTGCAATACGTTCAATGCTCAGAGGAATAATTAAGACAGATGTTAAATCGTACGCTTCGATGTATTCTTCGGGGAAAAGCTGGTGATGCTGGTCCATCATTAAAAAAGCCGGTTTGTCCATAAGAAGGGCACGTTGAATGGGTGGTATCCGCCTTACGTCTTCACGAATAG contains:
- a CDS encoding molybdopterin-dependent oxidoreductase, which translates into the protein MDSAKENVHYRTCPLCEATCGLEIHTVNGEVTHIEGDKQDPFSKGYLCPKGFSLKELHHDPDRIREPMIRKGAEWFTVSYEEAFKEVRKGLRGVIEKHGRDAVGVYLGNPNVHNLSGMLYLPLFLRALGSRNQYSASTVDQIPKQLAAEFMYGSDFSIPIPDIDRTQYFLVIGANPIVSNGSLMTGPNMRGRLKALQDRGGRLVVVDPVRTATAKLANDHHFIKPGTDGYFLFSILHTLFDEGLTKETHLAQHVNGLSEVKKLAKEFPPEKMAAVCGLDAETIRTIARDVSSATCAAVYGRMGTCTQAFGTVNSWLIDVINYVTGNLDREGGVMFTTPAAGGKTSKKGYRFDRFRSRVSHMPEVLGELPVACLAEEMDTPGEGQIRAFVTVAGNPVLSTPNSKRLQKAMEDLDFMVSVDCYLNETTRNANVIFPAPTPLERSHYDLSFYQLSVRNISHYSPPVFEKNEGQLDEWQILLKLAALVGEEEPDQDAVSKLDDASIHYLIKKDIKNDRSPIYGRNPKDISEALEGRTGPERMLDYMLRSGPYGDHFKQQDGLSLKKLEENPHGIDLGALKPRIPEVLLTHTGKIELAPKLIVDDVTRLKEEASRSDMLLIGRRNLRSNNSWMHNLPVLMKGKDRCTLWLHPSDGERLEIQDGDLAVVQSEVGRLEVIVELTNDIMPGVGSIPHGYGHGLTGVKMAVAKDNKGVNTNLLSDEKRRDAVSGTAVLNGIPITVSKTKSGREKHGAVRTESI
- the gnd gene encoding phosphogluconate dehydrogenase (NAD(+)-dependent, decarboxylating), giving the protein MNVGLIGLGKMGYNLALNLRDHEHNVIVHDANDEQVQKMNEEGFTGKHSLKEVVESLESPRILWMMVPSGDITEAVTTELSGLLDRGDIIIDGGNSHYNDSKRRGEMLLEKGIYFFDVGTSGGKSGARNGACTMIGGDSTVFETIEPLFKDICVEDGYLYTGESGSGHFLKMVHNGVEYGMMQSIAEGFDLLSKSEYDFDYEKVARVWNNGSVIRSWLMELTEQAFLKDANLDEIRGVMNSSGEGKWTVETALDLQTATPVIALSLMMRYRSLEDDTFTGKVVAALRNEFGGHATEKSN
- a CDS encoding MurR/RpiR family transcriptional regulator, with the protein product MPDTETRHCLPRIRSSYSQFSEKERQVADYILNNSNKIIHSTINQVAEDLNVADATVFRFCKRIGFKGFQAMKIALAAEIVNPIQDIHETITETDSPKEVAEKVLRSNIRTLEDTYHILDDSTIDQAVQILLRATHIEFYGNGGSGIIAMDAQHKFIRTGLRSTSYSDAHLQIMSASQLSSSDVAVLISHSGTNKDMLRVADIARETGATTIAITNLATSPLSKKVDIPLYTVSQETDFRSEALASRIAQLSLVDALYVNIMIARKEKSKHSLQLMREAISSKRI
- a CDS encoding helix-turn-helix transcriptional regulator, which translates into the protein MSMHEEAWMRSFHRMLSIKDPIHRCEVMIQQCLAHFPFMRASMFTFSYFTSIGEGILRVDRHGVFSMNAIREDVRRIPPIQRALLMDKPAFLMMDQHHQLFPEEYIEAYDLTSVLIIPLSIERIAIGCVLLDEREEGVTIHQGLIEEVMMYFQHALAYLLPTTPPTPSPLSKRETEVLQYAADGYSTKEMAQHLNISDFTARDYMSSAIRKVNANHRAEAVANALRKKWIL
- a CDS encoding DUF1330 domain-containing protein yields the protein MALYALNLFNVKDGEEYAEYARRAEEPLRQYGGKVVAIGKLDSSPEGNIAPRQVMMLVEWESKEGIYNYVNDPDLEDLHPHRELGVDDFVWHLFEKLEDLRPVLK
- a CDS encoding NADH-dependent flavin oxidoreductase, with product MTSNRKMLQTYTLPSGVELKNRVMLAPMTNFLSNDDGTVSAQELAYYEKRSGGVGAVITACAYVVPHGKGFAGEIGANRDEQIPGLKKLADTIHSEGAKAILQIFHGGRMCPPELVPDEEILSASAVPAEREGSKTPRAMTEDEIQETIQAFGEATRRAIEAGFDGVEIHGANTYLLQQFFSPHSNRREDAWGGSLENRMKFPLAVLESVQAAVKKHANSAFVLGYRVSPEERENPGITMDDTLQLVDELASRDLDYVHVSLSDFYQGSMREEDPTPRMEMIKERIGHIVPVIGVGSLHTPDEVEKALDTGVPLIALGREMIMEPNWVEKVQNGDEENIRVTLRKDAQQELVLPDPLWNAIFSVPGWFPIEE
- the gntK gene encoding gluconokinase; translation: MKEQFMIGVDIGTTSTKAVLFNDDGQPVSKHNVEYPLFTPTPATAEQDPEQILLAVVESIRTVIQDNQLRGEQVKFVSFSSAMHSLIGVDENGKPLTKCITWADNRSAQWAEKIKNDMDGHEIYRRTGTPIHPMSPLSKLVWLKNDETELFQSVTKFISIKEYVFYRFFHEYVIDYSIASATGLFNLEQLNWDEEALKIAGITADQLSKPVSTTHMMSGLKAPYIEETGLTSSTNFIIGASDGVLSNLGVNAIEPGVVAVTIGTSGAIRAVTDRPVTDPKGRIFCYALTEDKWVVGGPVNNGGITFRWVRDQFAASETETAKRLGIDTYEILTRIAEQVNPGSDGLLFHPYLAGERAPLWNSDARGSFFGLAMHHKKEHMIRAVLEGVIYNLYSVLLALEELIGEPKQIKATGGFARSALWRQMMADIFNQEVTVPESYESSCLGAIVLGKKALGEIDSLSIVSDLVGDTFSHEPKKENVQIYSELLPIYIRISRKLTEEYTAIANFQNKTLGKS